One window of the Enterobacter huaxiensis genome contains the following:
- the flgD gene encoding flagellar hook assembly protein FlgD, whose product MSIAVNMNDTSSTGVSGTSSSSSLTGSSANDLQSSFLTLLVAQLKNQDPTNPMQNNELTTQLAQISTVSGIEKLNTTLGSVSGQIDNSQSLQAANLIGHGVMIPGTTVLAGSTTTDGSTTTSTTPFGVELQQAADKVTATITDSTGAVVRTIDIGELSAGVHTFTWDGSMTDGTTAPNGSYKVAISASNGSTQLVAQPLQFGLVQGVIKSSDGNKLDLGTSGTTTLDEVRQII is encoded by the coding sequence ATGTCCATCGCCGTAAATATGAATGATACGTCCAGCACGGGCGTATCCGGCACGAGTTCGAGCAGCTCCCTGACGGGCAGCAGCGCTAACGACCTGCAAAGCAGCTTCCTCACGCTGCTGGTGGCTCAGCTGAAAAACCAGGATCCCACCAACCCGATGCAGAACAACGAGCTGACGACGCAGCTTGCGCAGATCAGCACCGTGAGCGGCATTGAGAAACTCAACACCACCCTCGGCTCTGTTTCTGGCCAGATCGACAACAGCCAGTCCCTGCAGGCTGCAAACCTGATTGGCCATGGCGTGATGATCCCAGGGACAACCGTCCTGGCGGGCAGCACCACCACCGACGGCTCGACGACCACGTCAACGACGCCGTTTGGCGTTGAGCTGCAGCAGGCGGCGGACAAGGTGACGGCGACGATCACCGACTCCACGGGTGCCGTTGTGCGAACCATTGATATCGGTGAGCTGAGCGCGGGCGTTCATACCTTCACCTGGGATGGCAGCATGACCGATGGCACGACGGCGCCAAACGGTTCCTACAAAGTCGCTATCAGCGCCAGCAACGGATCAACCCAGCTGGTGGCTCAGCCACTGCAGTTCGGGCTGGTGCAGGGCGTGATTAAAAGCAGCGACGGCAACAAGCTGGATTTGGGTACCTCCGGTACCACCACACTCGACGAAGTTCGGCAGATTATCTAA
- the flgB gene encoding flagellar basal body rod protein FlgB, translating to MLDKLDAALRFQQEALNLRAQRQEILAANIANADTPGYQARDIDFSSELKKVMERGRAEGTGVALALTSSRHIPAQAMTAPTTDLLYRIPDQPSLDGNTVDMDRERTQFADNSLQYQTGLTLLGGQIKGMMTVLQGGN from the coding sequence ATGCTCGATAAACTCGACGCCGCGTTACGTTTTCAGCAGGAAGCGCTCAACTTGCGCGCCCAGCGGCAGGAAATTTTAGCCGCCAATATCGCTAACGCGGATACCCCCGGGTATCAGGCGCGCGATATTGATTTTTCCAGTGAACTTAAAAAAGTGATGGAGCGTGGACGTGCCGAAGGAACGGGTGTTGCACTGGCACTGACATCCTCTCGCCATATTCCCGCTCAGGCGATGACCGCGCCAACGACCGACCTGCTTTACCGTATTCCCGACCAGCCATCCCTCGACGGTAACACCGTGGATATGGACCGGGAACGCACACAGTTTGCCGATAACAGCCTGCAGTACCAGACGGGTCTGACCCTACTCGGCGGACAAATTAAAGGCATGATGACCGTCCTTCAGGGGGGCAACTAA
- the flgC gene encoding flagellar basal body rod protein FlgC has product MALLNIFDIAGSALTAQSKRLNVAASNLANADSVTGPDGQPYRAKQVIFQVDAAPGAATGGVKVSDVVESQAPDKLVYEPGNPLADASGYVKMPNVDVVGEMVNSMSASRSYQANVEVLNTVKSMMLKTLTLGQ; this is encoded by the coding sequence ATGGCTTTGCTGAATATTTTTGATATCGCCGGTTCGGCGTTAACGGCACAGTCCAAGCGTCTGAACGTTGCCGCCAGTAACCTGGCTAACGCCGACAGCGTCACCGGGCCTGACGGGCAGCCGTATCGTGCAAAACAGGTGATTTTCCAGGTCGATGCTGCGCCGGGCGCGGCGACGGGCGGCGTGAAAGTCTCTGACGTGGTTGAGAGCCAGGCACCGGACAAGCTGGTGTACGAACCCGGTAACCCGCTCGCGGATGCCAGCGGTTACGTGAAAATGCCTAACGTGGATGTGGTGGGGGAGATGGTCAACTCCATGTCTGCCTCCCGGAGCTACCAGGCAAACGTCGAAGTGCTTAATACCGTGAAGAGCATGATGCTCAAAACACTCACTCTCGGCCAGTAA